One segment of Ktedonobacterales bacterium DNA contains the following:
- a CDS encoding DUF4388 domain-containing protein — MTLAGTLQETNLEDVLRLIDEQRGAGLLIVRYGNLAAELYLKAGQVLCVQRSGVGQSFSERLVNARLVTPQQLGYVRALYQEKPINSEVDLARALLQCNYLTERELRDWVADDAVELLVVALSWDGGEFEFVEHEAPLPGRMVITIPISAVLEEALRHLAERRQRVSATRMAVTLDLVLDFAEEARPAANGKVQITPDQWRFLTAINGRTPLWEVCRQLRLSESGALRLASELLSSGVLVVNGLQRDTAGRAAGPAAD; from the coding sequence ATGACCCTCGCAGGCACACTTCAAGAGACGAACCTGGAGGATGTGCTGCGCTTGATTGATGAGCAACGAGGCGCTGGCTTGTTGATTGTCAGGTATGGCAATCTGGCTGCTGAACTCTATCTGAAGGCGGGCCAGGTGCTGTGTGTCCAGCGGAGCGGTGTCGGCCAATCCTTTAGCGAGCGACTGGTGAATGCTCGCCTTGTCACCCCGCAGCAACTCGGCTATGTGCGCGCACTCTATCAGGAAAAGCCGATTAACAGCGAAGTGGACCTGGCGCGCGCGCTGCTGCAATGCAACTATCTCACCGAGCGGGAGCTGCGCGATTGGGTGGCCGATGATGCTGTTGAGCTGCTGGTGGTGGCGCTTAGTTGGGATGGTGGCGAGTTTGAGTTTGTAGAACATGAGGCGCCGCTGCCGGGGCGGATGGTTATCACCATTCCGATCAGCGCGGTGCTGGAAGAGGCTCTGCGCCATCTTGCTGAACGACGGCAGCGCGTTTCTGCCACCAGGATGGCGGTGACGCTTGATCTCGTTCTCGACTTTGCTGAAGAGGCGCGGCCAGCCGCCAATGGAAAGGTCCAGATTACCCCGGATCAGTGGCGGTTTCTGACGGCTATCAACGGTAGGACTCCGCTTTGGGAGGTGTGCCGACAGTTACGCCTTTCAGAGTCAGGGGCGCTGCGTCTGGCTTCCGAGCTACTTTCATCAGGTGTGCTGGTGGTAAACGGCCTGCAACGGGATACCGCTGGCAGAGCGGCTGGTCCAGCAGCAGATTAG
- the lysW gene encoding lysine biosynthesis protein LysW: protein MASCPECGGGVPAANVERGEILPCPDCGAELEVRSVEPLVLELAPEIQEDWGE from the coding sequence ATGGCAAGCTGTCCAGAATGCGGGGGCGGCGTTCCCGCCGCCAATGTCGAGCGCGGGGAGATACTCCCCTGCCCCGATTGCGGGGCCGAATTAGAGGTTCGCAGCGTCGAGCCGCTGGTGTTGGAACTGGCCCCGGAGATTCAAGAAGATTGGGGTGAGTAG
- the lysX gene encoding lysine biosynthesis protein LysX, producing the protein MASRVRVEEKLLMEAFRARQIDVVLIDDRKLVFDLVAQQNVLSRYQIILERSLSQSRGMYLLHALAQLGIPTLNRYDVAAVCNDKYLTTAALVRQQIPTPRTLLAFTPEAALRALDEIGYPAVLKPVVGSWGRLLARVNDRDAAEAILEHKETLGSYQHSIFYIQEYIPKPERDIRAFVVGDRTICAIYRASEHWITNTARGASATCCPVTPELDGLCRAAARAVGGGVLAVDVLESQRGLLVNEVNATMEFRNSIAPTGVDIPGIVADYALAVARGEQAL; encoded by the coding sequence CTGGCATCGCGGGTGCGCGTCGAGGAGAAGCTGCTGATGGAAGCGTTCCGCGCGCGCCAGATAGATGTAGTCTTGATTGATGACCGCAAGCTTGTCTTTGACCTTGTGGCTCAGCAGAACGTGTTGAGCCGCTATCAGATTATTCTAGAGCGCAGCCTGAGCCAGTCGCGCGGTATGTATCTGCTGCACGCGCTCGCTCAGCTTGGTATCCCTACCCTCAACCGCTACGACGTGGCAGCCGTCTGCAACGACAAATACCTCACAACCGCTGCCCTGGTCCGCCAACAGATTCCGACTCCACGCACACTGCTGGCCTTTACGCCGGAAGCCGCGCTGCGGGCGCTGGATGAGATTGGTTATCCGGCGGTTCTCAAGCCGGTAGTCGGTTCCTGGGGCAGATTGCTTGCCAGAGTCAATGACCGCGACGCCGCCGAGGCAATTCTGGAACACAAGGAGACGCTTGGCTCCTACCAGCACAGCATCTTCTATATCCAGGAGTATATCCCCAAGCCCGAACGCGACATTCGCGCGTTCGTCGTGGGTGATCGCACGATCTGCGCGATCTACCGCGCTTCGGAACACTGGATTACCAATACAGCGCGGGGCGCAAGCGCGACTTGCTGCCCGGTGACACCCGAACTTGACGGTCTGTGCCGCGCAGCCGCGCGCGCGGTGGGCGGCGGCGTCCTGGCGGTGGATGTATTGGAAAGCCAGCGCGGCTTGCTGGTCAACGAGGTCAACGCGACGATGGAGTTCCGCAACAGCATCGCGCCCACCGGCGTTGATATTCCGGGCATCGTTGCCGACTATGCGCTGGCGGTCGCGCGAGGGGAGCAGGCGCTGTGA
- the glp gene encoding gephyrin-like molybdotransferase Glp, whose amino-acid sequence MLRVEVALDRILAEITRLEPEKTPLAEASGRVLAQAIASQEEVPPFANSAMDGYALRSSDTQEASQQQPRRLWLAGIVQAGQVAERPIGPGEAMRILTGAPVPPGADAVIQQELTQTGAGWVEVENPVAQGNNIRYPGEDIRRGTRVLEEGALLGPAEIGVLASLGVSEVVVYRRPVVAILATGDELVEIHQALRPGQIRNSNSYLIAAAVARAGGIPRPLGIAHDQVEELRAKLQAAQEADLIITSGGVSVGDYDLVKDIMREQGVIEFWRVNLRPGKPLAFGRLGGTPLLGLPGNPVSAAVTLELFARPALRKMQGFAQLLRPRVQARLLDSVPESGGRRHYVRARVELQESGFVARTTGPQGSHILTSMLGANALLVIPENSPPMQPGEMVQAMLLVEGLD is encoded by the coding sequence ATGCTGCGGGTTGAAGTCGCGTTGGATCGCATTCTGGCTGAAATAACACGCCTGGAGCCTGAGAAGACGCCGCTTGCCGAGGCGTCAGGGCGCGTGCTGGCGCAAGCGATTGCTTCCCAGGAAGAGGTACCACCTTTCGCCAATTCGGCTATGGATGGCTATGCCCTGCGCAGCAGCGATACCCAGGAGGCTTCGCAGCAGCAGCCGCGACGTTTGTGGCTGGCGGGCATCGTCCAGGCCGGCCAGGTTGCCGAACGCCCGATTGGTCCAGGCGAAGCGATGCGCATCTTGACCGGCGCGCCTGTGCCGCCGGGGGCCGATGCGGTCATTCAGCAAGAACTGACGCAAACGGGTGCGGGCTGGGTAGAGGTAGAGAACCCCGTAGCCCAGGGGAATAATATACGCTATCCTGGCGAAGATATTCGACGTGGAACCCGTGTGCTTGAAGAAGGCGCCCTTCTTGGCCCCGCTGAGATTGGGGTACTGGCCTCGCTGGGCGTCTCAGAGGTGGTTGTCTACCGCCGCCCGGTAGTCGCCATTCTGGCAACCGGCGATGAACTGGTAGAGATTCACCAGGCGCTCCGCCCCGGCCAGATTCGCAACAGCAACAGTTATCTCATCGCGGCGGCAGTCGCGCGCGCCGGAGGCATCCCACGCCCGCTGGGCATCGCCCACGATCAGGTAGAGGAACTGCGCGCCAAACTCCAGGCCGCCCAGGAGGCCGATCTGATTATCACTTCAGGCGGCGTATCGGTTGGCGACTACGATCTGGTCAAAGACATCATGCGCGAGCAAGGCGTGATCGAGTTCTGGCGCGTCAACCTGCGGCCCGGCAAGCCGCTGGCGTTTGGCAGACTCGGCGGCACGCCGCTGCTGGGACTCCCCGGCAACCCGGTTTCAGCCGCCGTCACGCTCGAACTCTTCGCCCGCCCGGCGCTGCGCAAGATGCAGGGATTTGCCCAGCTTTTGCGCCCGAGAGTTCAGGCGCGCCTGCTCGACAGCGTCCCTGAGAGCGGAGGCCGCCGCCATTACGTGCGCGCGCGGGTGGAACTGCAAGAAAGCGGCTTTGTCGCCAGGACCACCGGCCCACAGGGTTCCCACATCCTCACCTCGATGCTGGGCGCAAACGCGCTGCTGGTCATTCCTGAAAACAGCCCACCCATGCAGCCAGGCGAGATGGTGCAGGCTATGCTCCTCGTGGAGGGCCTGGATTAA
- a CDS encoding transposase, with translation MLILEYKLRVNKTQRAAIDEAIRTTQFVRNKALRLWMDGRGVGKNDLQALCAQLAKDFPFAARLNSMARQAAADRAWFAISRFYEHCKQKKPGKKGYPRFQKDNRSVEYKTSGWKLEPGGKRLTFTDGHGIGTLRLIGTRAIETFPMSQIKRVRLLRRADGYYVQFAVGAARQITHEPTGKQVGIDVGLKAFYTDSDGQQVANPRYLRKAETKLKRLHRRVSRTVKRSKNRKKAIKRLAKGYLKVSRQRKDFACKQAGALVKSSDFLAYEALSITRLVKNHHLAKSISDASWGLFLGWLRYYGSLHGIPVVAVSPRFTTQDCSGCGFRVQKSLSTRTHVCPTCGLVLDRDHDAALNILDAALRTAGQAGTGSASAEQNASGQGTSGNRKRLRSVKFAG, from the coding sequence ATGCTGATACTGGAGTACAAGCTCAGGGTCAACAAAACACAGCGCGCCGCGATTGATGAAGCCATCCGTACCACGCAGTTTGTGCGCAACAAGGCGCTGCGCCTGTGGATGGATGGGCGCGGCGTGGGCAAGAACGACTTGCAAGCCCTCTGCGCTCAGTTGGCGAAAGACTTCCCCTTTGCGGCTCGCCTCAATTCGATGGCTCGGCAGGCGGCAGCAGACCGGGCTTGGTTCGCTATCAGCCGCTTCTACGAGCACTGCAAACAGAAGAAGCCAGGGAAGAAGGGCTACCCGCGCTTCCAGAAGGATAACCGTTCCGTTGAGTACAAAACCTCTGGCTGGAAGTTGGAACCAGGCGGCAAGCGGCTCACCTTCACCGATGGACACGGCATTGGCACGCTCAGGCTCATTGGCACGCGCGCTATCGAGACGTTTCCCATGAGCCAAATCAAGCGCGTGCGCCTGCTGCGTCGAGCCGATGGCTATTATGTGCAGTTTGCAGTAGGGGCAGCAAGGCAGATCACGCACGAGCCAACCGGGAAGCAGGTCGGTATTGACGTGGGCTTGAAAGCCTTCTACACCGACTCGGACGGCCAACAGGTTGCCAATCCTCGGTATCTCCGCAAGGCCGAAACCAAACTGAAGCGCCTGCATCGGCGCGTCTCGCGCACGGTCAAGCGCTCCAAGAACCGGAAGAAAGCCATCAAACGTCTGGCGAAAGGCTATCTCAAGGTCAGCAGGCAACGTAAAGACTTCGCTTGCAAACAAGCGGGTGCGTTGGTGAAATCTAGCGATTTCCTTGCCTACGAAGCGCTCTCGATCACCCGCCTGGTCAAGAACCACCATCTTGCCAAGAGTATCAGCGATGCCAGTTGGGGGCTGTTCCTGGGCTGGCTCAGATACTATGGCTCCCTGCATGGCATTCCCGTGGTGGCCGTCTCCCCACGCTTCACCACGCAGGATTGCTCTGGCTGTGGGTTCCGGGTCCAGAAGAGTCTTTCGACTCGTACCCACGTGTGTCCAACTTGTGGACTGGTCCTTGACCGCGATCATGATGCTGCCCTCAACATCCTAGATGCTGCTCTCCGTACCGCCGGGCAGGCGGGAACGGGTTCTGCTTCGGCAGAGCAAAACGCTTCTGGACAGGGAACCTCTGGCAACCGCAAGCGCTTGCGGTCTGTTAAGTTCGCTGGCTGA
- a CDS encoding ammonium transporter, which translates to MATIEAARPPAPRMPLIYNRAFRLKVLLLFVIGGAIGYATTWFGGASAGAYDPKAINAGDTAWVLAAAALVMVMTPAVGFFYGGMVSSKNVVSLIKQSLLILGIVSIQWVLFGYSLVFGNDMGGVIGGLNFFGLRGVGYAPNASYAGTIPQLAFMIFQAMFAIVTPALVIGSFVGRMRFRTLVLFIILWSTLVYDPIAHWVWGAGGWLHSLGALDFAGGTVVHISAGFAGLAAAIVIGKRREYRPGQPIAANNVPFVLLGAALLWFGWFGFNAGSALAASPLSVSAFVVTNTAAAACALTWMVLSWAENKKPSAMATATGAVCGLVAITPASGFVGPMASIAIGIIAGVVTYLMLLLRNKRMRVDDTLDVWAAHGMGGVTGAILTGVFAEKAINSAGNNGLLFGNPGQLWVQILAVAVSLTYSFGITFILLKLLAPMKLRVSSEEEAQGLDLAVHGEEGYRL; encoded by the coding sequence ATGGCGACAATTGAAGCAGCGCGACCCCCTGCACCCAGGATGCCCCTTATCTACAACCGCGCCTTCCGGCTGAAAGTCCTCCTCCTCTTCGTGATTGGCGGGGCTATTGGCTATGCAACCACCTGGTTCGGCGGAGCATCCGCAGGAGCCTATGATCCCAAAGCCATCAACGCCGGGGATACCGCCTGGGTTCTGGCGGCAGCCGCGTTGGTGATGGTCATGACTCCAGCCGTCGGCTTTTTCTATGGAGGCATGGTCTCCAGCAAAAATGTGGTGAGCCTGATCAAACAATCGCTGCTCATCCTTGGAATTGTCAGCATCCAATGGGTGCTCTTTGGCTACAGCCTCGTCTTTGGCAACGATATGGGCGGCGTCATCGGCGGACTCAACTTCTTCGGCTTGCGCGGCGTGGGCTATGCGCCCAACGCCAGCTATGCCGGAACCATCCCACAGCTTGCCTTCATGATCTTCCAGGCCATGTTTGCGATTGTCACGCCCGCGCTCGTCATCGGCTCGTTTGTCGGGCGCATGCGTTTCCGCACGCTGGTCCTCTTCATCATTCTCTGGTCCACGCTTGTCTATGACCCCATCGCCCACTGGGTTTGGGGCGCGGGCGGATGGCTGCACAGCCTTGGGGCGCTCGATTTCGCCGGAGGGACCGTCGTTCATATCAGCGCGGGCTTTGCAGGCTTAGCCGCAGCCATCGTGATTGGCAAAAGGCGCGAGTATCGGCCAGGGCAGCCAATCGCCGCGAACAATGTCCCCTTCGTCCTGCTCGGCGCGGCCTTGCTCTGGTTTGGCTGGTTTGGCTTTAACGCGGGCAGTGCTCTGGCCGCCTCCCCGTTGTCCGTAAGCGCCTTTGTCGTGACCAATACCGCAGCCGCCGCCTGCGCGCTGACCTGGATGGTCCTCAGTTGGGCCGAAAACAAGAAGCCAAGCGCGATGGCAACCGCAACCGGGGCCGTTTGCGGGTTGGTAGCGATCACACCGGCCAGCGGCTTTGTAGGGCCGATGGCAAGCATCGCCATCGGGATCATCGCGGGGGTTGTGACCTATCTCATGCTTCTGCTGCGCAACAAACGTATGCGCGTTGATGATACGCTCGATGTGTGGGCAGCGCACGGAATGGGCGGCGTCACGGGCGCTATTCTCACTGGTGTCTTTGCCGAAAAAGCCATTAACAGCGCGGGCAATAATGGGCTGCTCTTCGGCAACCCTGGACAGCTTTGGGTACAGATCCTCGCAGTTGCGGTCAGCCTGACCTACTCGTTTGGCATCACCTTCATCCTCTTGAAATTACTCGCTCCCATGAAACTGCGCGTCTCAAGCGAGGAAGAGGCGCAAGGACTTGATCTGGCCGTCCACGGGGAAGAAGGCTATCGCTTGTAG
- a CDS encoding glutamate synthase-related protein, with protein MDQSQASVAQRRQGSISSYLSLSSCGDQSSPAADLSPCRDYPLYAPQFEHDACGTGFVANLTGLREHRILTAALEALMNLAHRGALDADDETSDGVGMMTQLPYRLLNAWLAEQGLPPVAWQSLAVGMVFLPGDDEAAAQAREVMRDALERRRASVLGWRVVPVNPERLGAAARRTCPRIEQVLALRPDTATPDDFERLLYLARKETESRLAAAGVSDVYIASLSARTLVYKGLLTAANLPRFYLDLCDPRFESALALFHQRYSTNTFPSWRLAQPMRLLAHNGEINTIQGNRNWMAAREASSLANHWGDEAGWLRPIIDPGGSDSTSLDNALELLIRSGRSLLQALALLAPEAWEGRSDLAPPIRSFFQAQAPLMEPWDGPAALVFSDGTLAGAALDRNGLRPLRYVITGDGLVALGSEVGIVHLDEAQIVAKGRLGPGQMLAVDTARGLVLDNQQIKEELAGLEPYAAWVERHLIPVSVAAKEEGGGAVAKRPIPDDLLEQQALFGYSHEDIELVLRPMAQESAEATWSMGDDTPLSIFSQQPRSLSTYFKQRFAQVTNPPIDSLREQLVMSLTTYLGPRSDALASSEPAETLLHLPSPLLDDAALAAVLASARTHQIAVNRVQTVYALAASDPDDEDKGRTLRCALDGLEEQAVAAVRAGAGILLLSDRAAPPDNVPMPMLLALAAAHHALVRAGLRLRVGLVVETGAAWDAHQIALLVGYGANAVLPYLALASVRALAGSRGLENMTLHEAEGRYRHAIEKGLLKVMARMGLSALESYLGAQLFECLGVAGELVERYFPGTPWALGGLTLADLHRQARAQHAEAKRLAALRAAAQADGQPGADQGAREGERRSGAIRPRLADRGYVRFRRDGEYHAANPQVVKALQQAVDSGKQSDYQHYSNLVASRPATAIRDLLAFRPGQPIPVEEVEPAEAIIRRFVSTAMSLGALSPEAHLTLTLGVNRVGARSNTGEGGEDPDWYTGTRDGVSTNSRIKQVASGRFGVTAAYLAHAEELEIKMAQGSKPGEGGQLPARKVTDLIARLRHTATGIPLISPPPHHDIYSIEDLAQLIYDLKQVNPRAAVGVKLVSERGVGTVAAGVAKAHADYILISGHDGGTGASPLNSIKNVGSPWELGLAEAQQVLRMNGLRGRVRLRTDGGLKTGRDIVMAAMLGADEFGFGAAALIALGCDMARQCHLDTCPTGIATQREDLRKRFTGKPEQVVTFLRLIAEEVREILAGLGFRRLDDVIGRADLLIASKEGAAEARATPLPTLDLDALLASGPADTPRRSTPAEQVVSLAGGKPLDEEELLNDALPLLARGYGVLVHEHIHNAHRTVGAGLAGEIARRWGDSGLPAGSITCHFTGSAGQSFGAFCVPGLRLILAGDANDYVAKGMTGGQIIVMPPPHHRFNAQEQIIVGNTVLYGATGGLLLARGRAGERFAVRNSGAVAVVEGVGDHGCEYMTGGVVVALGPTGQNFGAGMSGGIAYVYDREQRLPDHLNPQMVRLERIESDAEAADLEALIRHHAQVTGSDLAASLLTGWQDALAAFWRVVPETATEAARPLQTVVSGLQLAPGAPPYALGERVAAVRRMTG; from the coding sequence ATGGACCAGAGTCAGGCGTCTGTGGCGCAGAGGCGCCAGGGTTCAATCAGTTCTTATCTATCCCTGTCATCCTGCGGCGATCAATCATCCCCCGCTGCTGATCTATCGCCGTGTCGAGATTATCCCTTGTATGCTCCTCAGTTTGAGCATGACGCCTGCGGCACAGGCTTTGTGGCGAACCTTACGGGATTACGCGAGCATCGCATTCTCACCGCCGCGCTGGAGGCGCTGATGAACCTGGCGCATCGCGGCGCGCTGGACGCTGACGACGAGACCAGCGATGGTGTGGGAATGATGACGCAGCTTCCCTACCGTCTGCTCAATGCCTGGCTGGCAGAGCAGGGTTTGCCGCCTGTGGCCTGGCAGAGCCTGGCGGTGGGCATGGTTTTTCTGCCCGGGGACGATGAGGCCGCCGCGCAGGCGCGTGAGGTTATGCGCGATGCGCTTGAACGTCGGCGGGCATCGGTCCTGGGCTGGCGTGTTGTGCCGGTCAATCCTGAGAGATTGGGCGCGGCTGCGCGGCGAACGTGTCCACGGATCGAGCAGGTGCTGGCGCTGCGGCCAGACACCGCGACACCGGACGACTTCGAGCGGCTGCTGTATCTGGCGCGGAAAGAAACCGAGTCCCGACTGGCCGCCGCCGGAGTGAGCGATGTCTATATCGCCTCGCTTTCAGCACGTACCCTGGTCTACAAGGGTTTGCTGACGGCAGCCAATCTGCCACGCTTCTACCTGGACTTATGCGATCCACGCTTCGAGAGCGCGCTGGCCCTGTTCCATCAACGCTACAGCACCAACACGTTCCCAAGCTGGCGGCTGGCTCAGCCTATGCGTCTGCTGGCGCACAACGGCGAGATCAACACCATACAGGGGAATCGGAATTGGATGGCGGCCCGCGAAGCATCGAGCCTGGCGAACCATTGGGGCGATGAGGCTGGCTGGCTGCGTCCGATCATTGATCCTGGCGGCAGCGATTCTACCAGCCTGGATAATGCGCTGGAGCTTCTGATACGCTCAGGGCGCTCGCTGCTCCAGGCGCTGGCCTTGCTGGCTCCTGAAGCATGGGAGGGACGCAGCGACCTGGCTCCACCTATACGCAGCTTTTTCCAGGCGCAGGCGCCGCTGATGGAGCCGTGGGATGGCCCGGCGGCCCTGGTCTTCAGCGATGGAACCCTGGCAGGCGCGGCGCTGGACCGCAACGGTCTGCGCCCTTTGCGCTATGTCATTACGGGCGATGGTCTGGTTGCGCTTGGCTCCGAGGTCGGTATCGTGCATCTTGACGAGGCGCAGATTGTCGCCAAGGGACGCCTGGGTCCAGGCCAGATGCTGGCTGTTGATACGGCGCGTGGTCTGGTGCTGGATAACCAGCAGATCAAGGAGGAACTGGCCGGTCTTGAGCCGTATGCCGCCTGGGTCGAGCGCCATCTCATCCCCGTTTCAGTCGCGGCGAAAGAGGAGGGCGGTGGAGCGGTTGCCAAGCGCCCGATCCCTGATGACCTGCTGGAGCAGCAGGCGCTCTTTGGCTACAGCCACGAAGATATAGAGCTAGTGCTGCGTCCGATGGCGCAGGAGAGCGCGGAGGCGACCTGGAGCATGGGCGACGATACCCCGCTCTCGATCTTCTCCCAACAGCCGCGCTCCCTTTCGACCTATTTCAAGCAGCGTTTTGCGCAGGTGACGAACCCTCCCATTGATTCCCTGCGCGAACAACTGGTGATGTCGCTGACGACCTATCTTGGGCCACGCAGCGATGCGCTTGCCAGCAGCGAACCTGCGGAGACGCTGCTGCACCTCCCCTCTCCGCTGCTCGATGACGCGGCGCTGGCCGCTGTGCTGGCCTCGGCCCGTACCCATCAGATAGCAGTAAATCGTGTTCAGACTGTCTACGCGCTCGCTGCGAGCGATCCTGATGATGAGGATAAGGGCCGGACCCTGCGCTGCGCATTAGACGGTCTGGAAGAACAGGCGGTTGCCGCCGTTCGCGCGGGAGCCGGTATCCTGCTGCTCAGTGACCGCGCCGCGCCGCCTGACAACGTTCCTATGCCGATGCTGCTGGCGCTGGCGGCGGCGCATCACGCGCTGGTGCGCGCTGGCTTGCGGCTGCGGGTGGGGCTGGTAGTTGAGACTGGCGCTGCCTGGGACGCGCATCAAATCGCGCTGCTCGTCGGCTATGGGGCTAACGCGGTCTTGCCCTATCTTGCGCTGGCGTCAGTGCGCGCTCTGGCAGGCAGCCGTGGGTTGGAGAATATGACGCTGCATGAGGCTGAGGGGCGCTATCGCCATGCCATTGAGAAGGGGCTGCTGAAGGTGATGGCACGCATGGGGCTTTCGGCGCTGGAGAGTTATCTGGGCGCGCAGCTTTTTGAGTGTCTAGGTGTCGCTGGCGAACTGGTAGAACGCTACTTCCCCGGCACGCCCTGGGCTTTGGGTGGGCTGACGCTGGCTGATTTACACCGGCAGGCCCGCGCCCAACACGCTGAGGCTAAGCGACTTGCTGCGCTGCGGGCTGCCGCTCAGGCAGATGGGCAACCTGGCGCTGATCAGGGGGCGCGCGAAGGCGAAAGAAGGTCTGGCGCGATCCGCCCGCGCCTGGCTGATCGCGGATATGTGCGCTTCCGCCGCGATGGGGAATACCACGCGGCGAACCCGCAGGTGGTCAAGGCGCTGCAACAGGCGGTTGATAGCGGCAAACAGAGCGATTACCAGCACTATAGCAATCTGGTCGCCAGCCGCCCAGCGACGGCTATCCGCGATCTACTGGCTTTTCGGCCCGGCCAGCCGATCCCAGTAGAGGAAGTTGAGCCTGCGGAGGCGATCATTCGGCGTTTTGTGAGTACCGCGATGTCGCTGGGCGCGCTCAGCCCGGAAGCGCATCTGACGCTGACGCTGGGGGTCAATCGCGTGGGCGCGCGCAGCAATACCGGCGAAGGCGGAGAAGACCCCGATTGGTACACCGGCACGCGCGACGGGGTTTCGACGAACAGCCGCATCAAGCAGGTGGCTTCGGGTCGTTTCGGGGTCACGGCTGCCTATCTGGCCCATGCCGAGGAATTAGAGATCAAGATGGCCCAGGGTTCCAAGCCGGGCGAGGGCGGGCAGTTACCGGCGCGCAAGGTGACAGATTTGATCGCGCGCCTGCGCCATACTGCGACGGGCATCCCGCTGATTTCGCCGCCGCCGCATCACGATATTTACAGCATCGAAGACCTGGCCCAGTTGATCTACGATCTGAAGCAGGTGAATCCGCGCGCGGCGGTTGGCGTGAAGCTGGTTTCCGAGCGCGGCGTTGGGACTGTGGCGGCTGGCGTTGCCAAAGCGCACGCCGATTATATCCTGATTAGCGGGCATGATGGCGGGACCGGCGCTTCCCCACTGAATTCGATCAAGAACGTTGGCAGCCCCTGGGAACTGGGACTGGCGGAGGCCCAGCAGGTGCTGCGCATGAATGGGCTGCGTGGCCGCGTCAGGCTGCGAACAGATGGCGGCCTGAAGACCGGGCGCGACATTGTGATGGCGGCCATGCTGGGCGCTGACGAGTTCGGCTTTGGCGCCGCCGCGCTGATTGCGCTGGGCTGCGATATGGCGCGTCAGTGCCATCTGGATACCTGCCCAACCGGCATTGCCACGCAGCGCGAAGACCTGCGCAAACGCTTTACCGGCAAGCCGGAACAGGTCGTCACGTTCCTGCGCCTCATTGCTGAAGAGGTACGCGAAATCCTGGCTGGCCTTGGTTTTCGCAGGCTCGATGACGTTATCGGGCGGGCAGATTTGCTCATCGCCTCGAAGGAGGGAGCCGCTGAAGCCAGGGCTACCCCTCTGCCGACACTCGACCTGGACGCCCTGCTTGCCAGTGGCCCGGCTGATACGCCCCGCCGCTCTACCCCTGCGGAGCAGGTTGTATCGCTGGCAGGCGGCAAGCCGCTGGATGAAGAAGAGCTGCTGAACGATGCCCTTCCGCTGCTGGCGCGCGGCTATGGGGTGCTGGTCCATGAGCACATTCATAACGCGCATCGCACCGTAGGCGCTGGCCTGGCGGGCGAGATTGCGCGCCGCTGGGGCGATAGTGGCCTGCCCGCTGGCAGCATCACCTGCCACTTCACCGGCAGCGCCGGACAGAGCTTTGGCGCGTTCTGTGTGCCAGGGCTGCGCCTGATTCTGGCGGGCGACGCCAACGACTATGTGGCGAAGGGTATGACGGGTGGGCAGATCATCGTGATGCCCCCGCCGCATCACCGTTTCAATGCTCAGGAGCAAATTATCGTCGGCAATACCGTTCTCTACGGCGCGACGGGAGGACTATTGCTGGCTCGTGGACGCGCCGGAGAACGCTTCGCGGTGCGCAACAGCGGGGCGGTTGCCGTCGTGGAGGGCGTAGGCGATCATGGCTGCGAGTACATGACCGGCGGTGTGGTGGTGGCGCTGGGGCCGACGGGACAGAACTTTGGGGCTGGAATGTCTGGCGGGATCGCCTATGTCTATGACCGGGAGCAGCGTCTGCCCGATCATCTGAACCCGCAGATGGTGCGGCTGGAGCGCATAGAGAGTGATGCGGAAGCCGCCGATCTGGAGGCGCTGATTCGCCATCACGCGCAGGTGACGGGGAGCGATCTCGCGGCCTCCCTTCTGACCGGCTGGCAGGATGCCCTGGCCGCGTTCTGGCGGGTTGTTCCTGAAACAGCGACGGAGGCGGCGCGGCCTTTGCAGACGGTGGTATCCGGCCTGCAACTCGCGCCGGGCGCGCCGCCCTACGCATTGGGAGAACGTGTGGCTGCTGTGAGAAGGATGACTGGCTGA